In Tolypothrix sp. NIES-4075, the following proteins share a genomic window:
- a CDS encoding NUDIX hydrolase translates to MPLGRELPQLLKQRLLFKGRKFNFEVNRLRLPNNAEGEWECIRHPGGALAVPVTPEGKLILVRQYRFAVQGRILEFPAGTVEPGEEPQETIRREIEEETGYRANKWEKLGEFFIAPGYSDEIIYAFLAKDLEKLDTPPEQEEDEDIETVFFTPEELEEAILDGQAIDAKSISSFMLARPFLI, encoded by the coding sequence ATGCCATTAGGTAGAGAATTACCACAGTTGCTGAAACAACGTTTGTTGTTCAAAGGACGCAAGTTCAATTTTGAAGTCAATCGCTTGCGTTTACCCAACAACGCGGAAGGAGAATGGGAGTGTATTCGTCACCCTGGTGGCGCTTTAGCCGTACCCGTAACCCCAGAGGGTAAACTTATACTTGTGCGTCAGTATCGTTTTGCAGTTCAAGGACGCATATTAGAATTTCCAGCGGGTACAGTCGAACCAGGTGAAGAACCTCAAGAGACGATTCGGCGCGAAATTGAAGAAGAAACTGGCTATCGTGCTAATAAATGGGAAAAACTAGGAGAATTTTTTATCGCTCCCGGTTATTCTGATGAAATTATTTATGCTTTTCTAGCAAAAGATTTAGAAAAGCTGGATACACCACCAGAACAAGAAGAAGACGAAGATATCGAAACAGTATTTTTCACCCCCGAAGAACTAGAAGAAGCTATTCTCGATGGTCAAGCTATAGATGCTAAATCGATTTCTAGCTTTATGCTGGCACGTCCATTTTTAATTTAG
- a CDS encoding class I SAM-dependent methyltransferase — MQDFRQEINARASMDLEQRRNWYSPVADVYYNARPHYPKKLVDKSVALAQLDSDASILEVGCGPGNATVAFAEFGFSMTCIEPNQDFYRLAQNNCERYPKVTICNTSFEEWELEAKQFNAVLGANAFHWIPPEIRYTKAAAAMCDNGFLVLLWNLTPEPKYEVYQALEEVYQAYAPSFARYEGAEIQAEILRGFGQEILDSDCFKDLVVEQTACEVTYSIDDYLKLLSTHRGLEPQAEELLFAGLREKLEKFGDSVQLSFLSAVHVARKHS, encoded by the coding sequence ATGCAAGACTTTAGACAAGAAATAAATGCCAGAGCTTCTATGGATTTGGAACAGCGAAGGAATTGGTATTCTCCTGTTGCTGATGTTTATTACAATGCAAGACCGCACTATCCAAAGAAACTAGTTGATAAGTCTGTCGCTTTAGCCCAACTTGACTCAGATGCATCGATTCTTGAGGTTGGTTGCGGTCCAGGAAATGCGACGGTGGCTTTTGCTGAATTTGGTTTTTCAATGACGTGTATTGAGCCAAACCAGGATTTTTATCGTTTGGCACAAAACAACTGCGAGCGATATCCCAAAGTTACAATTTGCAATACTTCATTTGAGGAGTGGGAACTAGAAGCAAAACAGTTTAATGCCGTTCTAGGAGCCAATGCCTTTCACTGGATACCGCCAGAAATTAGATATACTAAGGCAGCAGCGGCAATGTGCGATAACGGTTTTCTTGTCCTACTATGGAATCTGACCCCAGAACCGAAATACGAAGTTTACCAAGCTCTAGAGGAAGTGTATCAAGCTTATGCTCCCTCATTTGCCCGATATGAAGGTGCGGAGATTCAAGCGGAGATTTTGAGGGGGTTTGGACAAGAGATTTTAGACTCTGATTGTTTTAAAGATTTGGTTGTCGAGCAAACTGCGTGTGAAGTCACCTATAGCATTGATGACTACCTCAAGCTTTTAAGTACCCATCGGGGACTAGAGCCACAAGCCGAAGAGTTACTCTTTGCCGGATTGCGGGAGAAGCTAGAAAAATTTGGAGATAGCGTACAACTCTCGTTTCTTTCTGCTGTTCATGTTGCCCGCAAACACAGCTAA
- the rpmA gene encoding 50S ribosomal protein L27, producing the protein MAHKKGTGSTRNGRDSNAQRLGVKRFGSETVRAGNILVRQRGRKFHPGNNVGIGSDDTLFALIDGVVTFERKGKTRKKVSVYAAAEAS; encoded by the coding sequence ATGGCTCATAAGAAAGGAACAGGTAGTACACGTAACGGTCGTGACTCTAATGCTCAACGTCTGGGTGTAAAACGTTTCGGTAGCGAAACTGTCCGCGCTGGTAACATTCTAGTACGTCAACGCGGCAGGAAATTTCACCCAGGTAACAACGTTGGTATCGGTAGCGATGACACTTTGTTTGCCCTAATTGATGGCGTGGTAACGTTTGAGAGAAAGGGCAAAACCCGTAAAAAAGTCAGCGTTTACGCTGCTGCTGAAGCTAGTTAA
- the rplU gene encoding 50S ribosomal protein L21, which translates to MTYAIIETGGKQLRVEPGRFYDIELLHLEAEEKVTIDAVLLVQHDGEVTIGQPLVTGATVEGTVVRNFRDRKVLVYKMKPKKKTRKKRGHRQEVTRLMIDSINLNGSVFTAPEAATAETQEEEATPVEVTVVE; encoded by the coding sequence ATGACTTACGCAATCATTGAAACTGGCGGCAAGCAACTAAGAGTTGAACCAGGTCGCTTTTACGATATTGAACTACTTCATCTCGAAGCCGAAGAGAAAGTTACTATAGATGCAGTGCTGTTAGTGCAGCACGATGGTGAAGTGACTATTGGACAGCCGTTAGTGACAGGGGCAACTGTAGAAGGAACAGTGGTGCGAAATTTTCGCGATCGCAAAGTTCTAGTCTACAAGATGAAGCCGAAAAAGAAAACCCGCAAAAAGCGCGGACATCGGCAGGAAGTCACTAGGCTAATGATTGATTCTATCAACTTGAACGGTTCGGTATTTACTGCTCCAGAAGCTGCAACCGCTGAAACTCAAGAAGAAGAAGCAACACCGGTTGAAGTAACTGTTGTTGAATAA
- a CDS encoding nucleotidyltransferase domain-containing protein, translating to MKRIEVEQRAIFVGLAGSHGYGLNRPSSDYDYRGVFIAPKRYYLGFDRIEQKDAGWDEPGMFPFLDGNKDTVIYELRKIIQLLSGANPNVLELLWLNEYPVLTKVGQHLINHKQLFLSKKVKHTYSGYAFAQIKKMESHRKWLLHPPQNKPLPSDFGIEEEATLSKDELNAFLEYLYLLIKGRIEFLEEAEQLYQLLTADIDFKGVLKQYTLPDETLDYTQNLTNSRKDFIRLLQKSQSYQVALREWKAYLSWQENRNPARAQMERKSGFDLKHGMHCIRLLRSGVEILRTKEVIVDRRIAGDVEDLRAIINGEYSYEQVMKMAEDLVTQMESVYQESTLPHKPDLEQINELCMELVEMQGW from the coding sequence ATGAAAAGAATCGAAGTTGAACAAAGAGCGATTTTTGTAGGTTTAGCTGGTAGCCACGGTTATGGTTTAAATCGTCCGAGTTCAGACTATGATTATCGGGGGGTGTTTATCGCACCCAAAAGATATTATTTAGGATTTGACCGCATTGAACAAAAAGATGCTGGTTGGGATGAACCAGGAATGTTTCCGTTTTTGGATGGAAATAAAGACACCGTTATCTACGAATTAAGAAAAATCATCCAGTTACTATCGGGAGCAAATCCCAACGTTTTAGAATTGCTGTGGTTGAATGAATATCCTGTATTAACGAAGGTAGGACAGCATTTAATTAACCATAAACAGCTATTTTTGAGCAAAAAGGTCAAGCATACTTATTCTGGTTACGCTTTTGCTCAAATCAAAAAAATGGAAAGTCATCGCAAGTGGTTGTTACATCCACCGCAAAATAAACCACTACCATCTGATTTTGGCATAGAAGAAGAAGCAACTCTCAGCAAAGATGAGTTAAATGCCTTTCTGGAGTATCTTTATCTTTTAATTAAAGGAAGAATCGAGTTTTTAGAAGAAGCCGAACAATTATATCAGTTATTGACGGCTGATATCGACTTCAAAGGAGTGCTGAAACAATATACTTTACCCGATGAGACTTTAGACTATACACAAAACTTAACAAATAGCCGCAAAGATTTTATTCGCTTGCTTCAAAAAAGTCAAAGTTATCAAGTTGCTTTAAGAGAATGGAAAGCTTACTTATCCTGGCAGGAAAATAGAAATCCCGCTAGAGCCCAAATGGAGAGAAAATCAGGTTTTGACCTGAAACATGGGATGCACTGCATTCGCTTGCTACGTAGTGGAGTAGAGATATTACGTACAAAAGAAGTTATTGTAGATAGACGAATAGCGGGTGATGTAGAAGATTTAAGAGCAATTATCAATGGTGAGTATTCTTATGAGCAAGTAATGAAAATGGCAGAAGATTTAGTAACTCAAATGGAAAGTGTTTATCAAGAGTCAACTTTGCCACATAAACCAGACTTAGAGCAAATCAACGAATTGTGTATGGAATTAGTGGAAATGCAGGGGTGGTGA
- the bchI gene encoding magnesium chelatase ATPase subunit I has protein sequence MSPTAQTTASTRRVVFPFTAIVGQEEMKLALLLNVIDPKIGGVMIMGDRGTGKSTTIRALADLLPEIPVVANDPFNSDPKDPDIMSDEVRALLEQGAEIPVVQKKVIMVDLPLGATEDRVCGTIDIEKALSEGVKAFEPGLLAKANRGILYVDEVNLLDDHLVDVLLDSAASGWNTVEREGISIRHPARFVLVGSGNPEEGELRPQLLDRFGMHAEIHTVKEPALRVEIVEQRAEFDQNPLEFVDKNQTSQEALQEKIVNAQKLLPEVKIDYDLRVKISEVCSQLDVDGLRGDIVTNRAAKAIAAFEGRTEVTIDDIRRVITLCLRHRLRKDPLESIDSGYKVEKTFSRVFGVEVAEDTTQANGSQVKTGIR, from the coding sequence GTGAGTCCTACAGCTCAAACCACGGCTAGTACGCGTCGGGTAGTGTTTCCGTTTACGGCAATTGTCGGTCAGGAAGAAATGAAACTGGCACTGCTGTTAAATGTGATCGATCCGAAAATTGGTGGTGTTATGATTATGGGCGATCGCGGCACCGGCAAATCCACAACCATCCGCGCACTGGCTGATTTGTTGCCAGAAATTCCCGTGGTTGCCAATGACCCCTTCAATAGTGACCCAAAAGACCCTGATATCATGAGCGATGAAGTTCGCGCTTTACTAGAACAAGGAGCCGAAATTCCTGTAGTTCAGAAAAAAGTCATCATGGTAGACTTGCCTCTAGGAGCTACAGAAGACCGGGTTTGCGGTACTATCGATATTGAAAAGGCTTTGTCTGAAGGTGTAAAAGCCTTTGAACCGGGACTTTTAGCAAAAGCTAACCGGGGTATTCTTTATGTGGATGAAGTCAATTTGCTCGATGACCACTTGGTAGACGTGCTACTAGATTCTGCCGCTAGCGGGTGGAACACGGTAGAACGTGAAGGTATTTCTATTAGACATCCGGCGCGTTTTGTGCTAGTAGGTTCAGGAAACCCTGAAGAAGGTGAATTACGTCCTCAATTGCTTGACCGTTTTGGAATGCACGCCGAAATTCACACCGTAAAAGAACCCGCTTTGCGAGTGGAAATCGTGGAGCAAAGAGCAGAATTTGACCAAAATCCACTGGAATTTGTTGATAAAAACCAAACTAGTCAAGAAGCACTACAAGAGAAAATAGTCAATGCTCAGAAGCTTTTGCCAGAAGTGAAAATTGATTATGACTTGCGGGTGAAGATTTCGGAAGTTTGTTCGCAACTTGATGTAGATGGCTTGCGTGGTGACATTGTAACCAACCGTGCCGCGAAAGCGATCGCTGCATTTGAAGGACGCACCGAAGTAACAATTGATGATATCCGTCGCGTAATTACTCTATGTCTGCGTCACCGACTGCGGAAAGACCCTTTAGAATCGATTGATTCTGGTTACAAAGTCGAAAAAACCTTTAGCCGCGTCTTTGGTGTAGAAGTAGCCGAAGATACGACACAAGCAAACGGTAGTCAAGTAAAAACTGGTATTCGGTAA
- a CDS encoding Uma2 family endonuclease — protein sequence MLKYDPLACLPSSEELPDSDDTPVDNELQDLIPGLLKAILAMAWASRMDWFFGVDMGVYYEPNLPPIVPDGFLSLGVERFFDENLRLSYAIWEEEQVPILVLEVVSQSYRGEYTTKKDEYAKLGVLYYVVYNPTRRRKPRFEVYKLVNGDYQLQDSNPVWLPEVNLGIGMETGTYQSITRQWLYWYNEDGKRLLTPEEQAKQAQQRAEILAERLRELGVDPDSIA from the coding sequence ATGTTAAAGTACGATCCATTAGCTTGCTTGCCCTCTTCTGAGGAACTGCCCGACTCGGACGATACTCCTGTGGATAATGAATTACAAGATTTAATTCCCGGTTTACTTAAAGCCATATTAGCTATGGCTTGGGCTTCGCGGATGGATTGGTTTTTTGGCGTTGATATGGGAGTATATTACGAACCAAATCTACCGCCAATAGTACCAGATGGATTTTTGAGTTTGGGAGTTGAGCGGTTTTTTGATGAAAACCTCCGTCTGAGTTATGCGATTTGGGAAGAAGAGCAAGTTCCCATATTAGTGCTGGAAGTAGTTTCTCAAAGTTATCGTGGGGAGTACACAACCAAGAAAGACGAGTATGCAAAGCTAGGAGTCTTGTATTATGTAGTCTACAATCCCACTCGCCGCCGCAAGCCACGTTTTGAAGTTTACAAGTTAGTAAATGGCGATTATCAATTACAAGATAGCAATCCTGTATGGCTACCGGAGGTTAATTTGGGAATTGGTATGGAAACGGGAACTTATCAAAGTATCACCCGCCAGTGGTTGTATTGGTATAACGAGGATGGAAAAAGATTGTTAACACCAGAAGAACAAGCAAAACAAGCTCAACAACGCGCCGAAATATTGGCGGAAAGGTTAAGGGAGCTTGGTGTAGATCCTGATTCAATTGCTTGA
- the queG gene encoding tRNA epoxyqueuosine(34) reductase QueG: MNQFPATSSSVVKEKALELGFHKVGIAAVDEADTTHAQRLQAWLELGYHADMKWMASQKRQDIRLVMPEARSLICVALNYYTPHERPEGEEYAKMSRYGWGRDYHKVMHKKLKALTTWLQEQGEEIQALGYADTGPVQDKVWAQQAGIGWIAKNGNVITREYGSWVFLGEVLTNLELESDRPHTQHCGTCTRCLDACPTNAITQEFVIDANRCIAYHTIENRAEKLPLTITPHLQGWVAGCDICQDVCPWNQRFARTTDVVEFQPYSGNLAPKLIELAKISNEEWNRQFPASAFRRIKPEMLRRNARANLDNKLDG; encoded by the coding sequence ATGAATCAGTTTCCCGCAACCAGCAGCAGTGTGGTAAAGGAAAAAGCCTTAGAATTAGGGTTTCACAAAGTTGGAATTGCAGCTGTAGATGAAGCAGATACTACACACGCGCAGCGGTTGCAAGCATGGCTAGAACTGGGTTATCATGCCGATATGAAATGGATGGCTTCACAGAAGCGTCAGGATATTCGGTTAGTAATGCCAGAAGCGCGATCGCTTATTTGTGTCGCTTTAAATTATTACACACCACATGAACGTCCCGAAGGTGAAGAATACGCCAAAATGTCTCGTTATGGCTGGGGACGAGATTATCACAAAGTCATGCACAAAAAACTTAAAGCGCTGACTACCTGGTTGCAAGAACAAGGAGAAGAAATTCAAGCGCTTGGTTATGCAGACACAGGACCAGTGCAAGATAAAGTATGGGCACAACAAGCGGGAATTGGCTGGATTGCGAAAAATGGTAATGTGATAACTAGGGAATATGGCTCTTGGGTATTTTTGGGAGAAGTGTTGACGAATTTGGAATTAGAAAGCGATCGCCCGCATACACAACACTGCGGTACTTGTACTCGTTGTCTTGACGCTTGTCCTACCAATGCAATTACTCAGGAGTTTGTAATAGATGCCAATCGTTGCATAGCTTATCATACAATTGAAAATCGGGCAGAAAAATTGCCTCTTACAATTACACCTCATTTGCAAGGCTGGGTTGCTGGTTGCGATATCTGCCAAGATGTTTGTCCTTGGAATCAGCGTTTTGCTCGTACAACCGATGTGGTAGAGTTTCAACCTTACTCTGGGAATCTTGCGCCCAAGCTGATAGAATTAGCCAAAATATCAAATGAGGAGTGGAATAGACAATTTCCGGCATCCGCATTCAGGCGAATTAAACCAGAAATGTTACGAAGAAATGCCCGTGCTAATCTAGACAACAAACTAGATGGATAG
- a CDS encoding HAD-IA family hydrolase, which translates to MTQKVIIFDFDGTIADTVDALVSIANRLALEFGYIQITPEELALLRNFTSREIIKYSGISVFKIPFLVKKVKSELKNKIHEFKPIPGIKEALIELKNDGNTLGIITSNSKDNVRDFLQINDLDTLFEFIYSGITIFGKTTIINNVLRQKQLKPQEVIYVGDETRDIEASKKANIKVIAVTWGFNSQEVLSKQNPNFLIHQPSQLLEVIKNC; encoded by the coding sequence ATGACCCAGAAAGTAATTATTTTTGATTTTGATGGCACAATTGCCGATACAGTAGATGCTCTGGTAAGTATTGCTAATCGTTTAGCCCTAGAATTTGGTTATATACAAATTACTCCAGAGGAACTTGCCCTTCTGAGGAATTTTACTTCTAGAGAAATTATTAAGTACTCAGGTATCTCGGTTTTCAAGATACCTTTTTTAGTGAAAAAAGTTAAATCAGAATTAAAAAATAAAATACACGAGTTCAAACCAATTCCCGGAATTAAAGAAGCTTTGATAGAACTTAAAAATGATGGTAATACGCTAGGAATTATCACCTCTAATTCTAAAGATAATGTCAGAGACTTCTTGCAAATAAACGATTTAGACACTTTATTTGAGTTTATCTATTCAGGAATCACAATTTTTGGTAAAACAACTATAATTAATAACGTATTAAGGCAAAAACAACTAAAACCTCAAGAAGTTATTTATGTCGGCGATGAAACTAGAGATATAGAAGCATCCAAAAAAGCAAATATCAAAGTGATTGCAGTGACTTGGGGTTTCAATTCACAAGAAGTATTAAGCAAGCAAAATCCAAACTTTTTGATTCACCAACCAAGTCAACTGCTAGAAGTGATAAAAAATTGTTAA
- a CDS encoding orange carotenoid protein N-terminal domain-containing protein — translation MTASDNKAEQALGNRTHKVVEAFNKLDTDAKLVWFYLVYKKMGSSITPAAPAAAEPELAPKLLADFYELSDEQQLNIMRELVNRQDTEYSRIYGALKENNQLLVWYAWAIGMDEKKIIGMPENYKASEPINNLLSQTEGLDFEEQMSIFRTIVGEMGYTDVKPIETQAQTGKTSSL, via the coding sequence ATGACTGCAAGTGACAATAAAGCGGAACAAGCATTAGGCAATAGAACTCACAAAGTGGTAGAGGCGTTTAATAAGCTAGATACTGATGCCAAACTAGTTTGGTTTTATTTGGTTTATAAAAAAATGGGTAGTTCAATTACTCCTGCTGCGCCGGCTGCTGCGGAACCAGAACTAGCACCGAAGCTACTAGCAGATTTTTATGAATTGTCTGATGAGCAGCAATTAAACATTATGCGGGAACTTGTGAATCGTCAAGACACAGAATATTCTCGGATTTATGGCGCGTTAAAAGAAAATAATCAGCTATTAGTTTGGTATGCTTGGGCAATTGGTATGGATGAGAAAAAAATAATTGGGATGCCAGAAAATTACAAAGCAAGTGAGCCAATTAATAATCTGCTTTCCCAAACAGAAGGGCTTGATTTTGAAGAGCAAATGTCAATATTCCGGACAATTGTCGGTGAAATGGGCTATACCGATGTGAAGCCAATTGAAACGCAAGCACAAACTGGTAAAACGTCTAGTCTTTAA
- a CDS encoding ABC transporter ATP-binding protein, whose protein sequence is MANTLSITDSRIPNPTPKSVIIRIENVFKIYGSGETEVKALKDVNLIIEQGEYCSIMGPSGSGKSTAMNIIGCLDRPTSGHYYLDNVDVAQVDDGALAHIRNKKLGFVFQQFHLLPQLSALENVILPMVYAGVSNTERRDRAAEALKRVGLEKRLNNKPTQLSGGQQQRVAIARAIVNRPVVLLADEPTGALDSRTTQEVLDIFSELNASGITVVMVTHEPEVARQTQRIVWFRDGQVVHSNMTPSDLNHLTTS, encoded by the coding sequence ATGGCAAATACTCTTTCAATTACCGATTCCCGTATTCCCAATCCCACTCCTAAAAGTGTGATTATTCGCATTGAGAATGTCTTTAAAATTTATGGTAGTGGTGAAACAGAAGTCAAAGCGCTCAAAGATGTCAACTTGATTATAGAACAGGGCGAATATTGTTCGATTATGGGACCTTCTGGTTCTGGTAAATCCACGGCAATGAATATTATCGGTTGTTTGGATCGCCCGACATCAGGACATTATTATTTAGATAACGTTGATGTAGCACAAGTAGACGATGGCGCTTTAGCACATATTCGTAACAAAAAGTTAGGATTTGTGTTTCAACAATTCCACCTATTACCTCAACTATCGGCATTAGAAAATGTAATTTTGCCGATGGTGTATGCGGGTGTGAGTAACACTGAAAGACGCGATCGCGCAGCCGAAGCACTCAAGAGAGTAGGCTTAGAAAAGCGTCTCAACAACAAACCAACTCAACTATCAGGAGGACAACAACAAAGAGTAGCGATCGCCCGCGCCATTGTCAACCGTCCCGTCGTCCTTTTAGCTGATGAACCCACCGGCGCACTTGATTCTCGTACAACCCAAGAAGTATTAGATATCTTCAGCGAACTTAACGCTAGTGGTATCACCGTTGTCATGGTAACTCATGAACCAGAAGTTGCCCGCCAAACTCAACGCATAGTTTGGTTTCGTGATGGTCAAGTGGTACATTCCAACATGACACCATCCGACTTAAACCACCTAACAACATCCTAA
- a CDS encoding ABC transporter permease produces MNILESVKMAGNTLLSNKLRSALTMLGIVIGNASVIAMIGIGQAGQKYVNKQLESLGPNVIFIIPGNQETQRVSRDVPKTLILEDASAIASQVPTVAAVTAELNSRQVVTYRNRNTDVNIIGTTPSFLVVRDFETAKGRFFTDIDMKRSNQVVVLGADLAEKLFGNSNPIGQQMRIKNASFQIIGVLAAKGSSVGADYDEAAITPVTTSANRLVGKTSPYGLEVTYIVASAKNSDSVDAAEFQITNLLRLRHKLINEDDFTIRTQKDALQTVGQITGALTIMLAAIAGISLVVGGIGIMNIMLVSVTERTQEIGLRKAIGATQQDILLQFMIEAVILSAAGGLIGTGIGISGIMLVGALTPLEAAISPVAIALAVGVSGGIGLFFGVVPARRAAKLDPIVALRSA; encoded by the coding sequence ATGAACATTCTCGAAAGCGTCAAAATGGCAGGGAATACTCTGCTGTCAAATAAGTTACGCAGTGCCTTGACAATGTTGGGTATCGTCATCGGTAATGCCTCGGTAATTGCGATGATTGGCATCGGGCAAGCTGGACAAAAGTACGTTAATAAACAGCTTGAGTCGTTAGGACCAAACGTAATATTTATAATTCCCGGTAATCAAGAAACTCAGCGCGTCTCCCGTGATGTGCCAAAAACTTTAATTTTAGAAGATGCAAGTGCGATCGCTTCTCAAGTCCCAACTGTAGCAGCTGTGACGGCGGAGCTAAACAGCAGGCAGGTGGTGACTTACCGCAACCGCAACACCGATGTCAACATTATCGGTACGACTCCTTCCTTTTTGGTCGTACGTGATTTTGAAACAGCAAAAGGGCGATTTTTCACCGATATAGACATGAAGCGCAGCAACCAAGTTGTTGTCTTGGGTGCTGATTTGGCAGAAAAACTTTTTGGCAATTCTAACCCCATCGGGCAGCAAATGCGAATCAAAAATGCCAGCTTTCAAATAATTGGAGTGTTAGCAGCTAAAGGTTCCAGCGTTGGTGCTGATTACGACGAAGCCGCAATTACACCCGTCACCACCTCGGCAAATCGCTTGGTGGGAAAAACTTCTCCCTACGGATTAGAGGTAACTTATATCGTCGCTTCGGCGAAGAATTCAGACAGTGTAGATGCGGCAGAGTTTCAAATTACTAACTTGCTGCGACTGCGACACAAATTAATCAACGAAGATGATTTTACCATCCGCACTCAAAAAGATGCACTGCAAACTGTCGGTCAAATTACTGGCGCGTTAACAATTATGCTCGCAGCCATCGCCGGCATTTCTTTAGTCGTCGGCGGTATTGGCATCATGAATATTATGCTTGTTTCCGTCACCGAACGCACTCAAGAAATTGGATTGCGAAAAGCGATCGGCGCAACTCAACAAGATATTCTGCTACAGTTCATGATTGAGGCAGTAATTCTCTCAGCCGCTGGTGGTTTAATTGGCACTGGAATTGGTATCAGTGGCATTATGCTAGTAGGGGCGCTGACTCCTTTAGAAGCAGCTATTTCTCCTGTAGCGATCGCTCTTGCCGTTGGCGTTTCTGGTGGTATCGGTTTATTCTTTGGTGTTGTCCCTGCACGTCGCGCTGCTAAACTCGATCCGATTGTTGCGCTACGTAGTGCTTAG
- a CDS encoding efflux RND transporter periplasmic adaptor subunit: protein MQIEVPVFGKVKNPFRWLIGLMAAGVVVVGATTTYTFVNQGTRKEDITQLTVPVEAKNVTLRITTSGKVVPVQSVNISPKNPGTLKQLYVEQGDRVQATQILARMDSADIEARIQQFRASLAQSQAQLAEAQAGSRPQEIDQSKARLSQAQAQLAQAQAGNRPQEVAQAQALVDAAQAKANYSSEQVKRYQYLYQQGAVKKQELDQFISEDKSAKANLLEAQKRLSLQQAGSRSEEIAQRKAAVEEAKAQLRLLENGTRPEVIAQRKAAVASAQAQLKAEEVNLDETIIRAPFAGIVTQKYANIGAFVTPTTSASSSASATSSSIVAVARGLEVLAQVPEADIGRIKEGQAVEIIADAYPDQVFKGRVRLISPEAVVEQGVTSFQIRVALDTGADKLRSGLNVDLTFLGDRLSNALVLPTVAIVTEKGQTGVLIPDAKNKPQFREVTIGSQIKDQTQILEGVKAGDRVFINPPKEYKLEQKRGNG from the coding sequence ATGCAAATAGAAGTCCCCGTATTTGGTAAAGTAAAGAATCCATTCCGCTGGCTGATTGGGCTGATGGCTGCTGGTGTGGTGGTTGTTGGCGCAACGACGACATACACCTTTGTAAATCAGGGTACACGCAAAGAGGATATTACGCAACTAACTGTGCCAGTGGAAGCGAAAAATGTCACTTTGCGGATTACGACTAGTGGTAAGGTTGTACCAGTTCAAAGCGTGAATATTAGCCCGAAAAATCCGGGAACCTTAAAACAATTGTATGTTGAGCAAGGCGATCGCGTCCAAGCAACACAAATTCTTGCCCGGATGGATAGTGCAGACATTGAAGCGAGAATTCAGCAATTTCGCGCTTCTTTAGCTCAATCTCAGGCTCAGTTAGCCGAAGCACAAGCCGGAAGTCGTCCTCAAGAAATCGATCAATCGAAAGCGCGTTTATCACAAGCCCAAGCGCAATTAGCCCAAGCACAAGCGGGAAATCGTCCTCAAGAAGTTGCTCAAGCTCAAGCTTTGGTAGATGCAGCTCAAGCAAAGGCGAATTACAGCAGCGAACAAGTCAAGCGTTACCAATATTTATATCAGCAGGGAGCAGTTAAAAAACAAGAACTAGATCAATTTATCAGCGAAGATAAAAGCGCGAAAGCGAATTTGCTTGAAGCACAAAAGCGATTATCGCTGCAACAAGCTGGTAGCCGTTCCGAAGAAATCGCTCAACGCAAAGCCGCAGTAGAAGAAGCAAAAGCGCAGTTACGGTTGTTAGAAAATGGCACCCGTCCGGAAGTTATCGCCCAGCGTAAAGCAGCTGTGGCATCAGCGCAAGCTCAATTAAAGGCGGAGGAAGTTAATTTAGATGAGACGATTATCCGCGCACCTTTTGCAGGAATTGTCACCCAGAAGTATGCTAACATCGGCGCGTTTGTCACCCCGACAACTTCGGCTTCAAGTAGTGCCTCAGCAACTTCTAGTTCAATTGTCGCTGTCGCACGCGGTTTAGAAGTGCTAGCGCAAGTCCCGGAAGCTGATATCGGCAGAATTAAAGAAGGACAAGCTGTGGAAATTATCGCCGATGCTTATCCAGACCAAGTTTTTAAAGGACGTGTACGCTTAATTTCTCCAGAAGCAGTAGTAGAACAAGGTGTAACATCCTTTCAAATACGAGTTGCTCTTGATACGGGCGCAGATAAACTGCGTTCTGGCTTAAATGTCGATTTGACGTTCTTAGGCGATCGCTTGTCAAATGCTCTGGTATTACCGACGGTGGCGATTGTTACCGAAAAAGGTCAAACGGGTGTGTTGATACCCGATGCAAAAAATAAACCGCAGTTTCGCGAAGTGACAATCGGTTCGCAAATCAAAGACCAAACTCAGATTTTAGAGGGAGTTAAAGCAGGCGATCGCGTCTTTATTAACCCTCCGAAAGAATACAAACTTGAACAAAAGAGGGGTAATGGGTAA